Proteins encoded within one genomic window of Bradyrhizobium sp. AZCC 1719:
- a CDS encoding bifunctional sugar phosphate isomerase/epimerase/4-hydroxyphenylpyruvate dioxygenase family protein has translation MNQRSIATVSLSGTLDEKLRAIAAAGFDAVEIFENDLLSFAGSPRDVGQMCRDLGLSICAFQPFRDFEGMPEPQRGRNFARAERKFDLMQELQTDLMLICSNISPASLGGIDRAAADFRELGERAAARGLRVGYEALAWGLHVNDYRDAWEIVRRAEHKSIGVILDSFHALAPSFPTLPIQSIPADKIFLVQLADAPKLGLDVLSWSRHFRCFPGQGDLPVARFVEDVLATGYAGPLSLEIFNDQFRAGSAVRTATDGLRSLILLEDDVRSIASSAPAKPLPPKARSRGVGFIEFAVSEEKASDLAALFGQLGFRKTGVHRSKDVERWSQGRIDLVINCEPDSFAHSHFVAHGPGVCAIAVDVDAASSTMARAEALQARTFYQPVGPGELEIPAIRGVGGSLLYFLEQAGKNWELDFEPLRSDAATDRLDAVDHISQSMPYDEMLSWLLFYTGILDLKRLPQFEIADPVGLVQSQALINANENLRVVLNGSSATRTLSARFIHEFFGSGVQHVAFSCRDIFAAVADMRARGADFLKIPDNYYDDLEAKYGLDASTMAALRDNQILYDREGEGEFFQVYTHAFDERFFFEIVERRDYHGFGAANAAIRLAAQTRESRPLTMPRA, from the coding sequence ATGAACCAGCGCTCGATCGCCACCGTTTCGCTGAGCGGCACCCTCGACGAAAAGCTGCGGGCGATCGCCGCCGCCGGATTCGACGCCGTCGAGATCTTCGAGAACGATCTGCTGTCGTTCGCAGGCAGTCCGCGCGACGTCGGCCAGATGTGCCGGGATCTCGGGCTTTCGATCTGCGCCTTCCAGCCATTTCGCGACTTCGAGGGCATGCCGGAGCCGCAGCGAGGGCGCAACTTCGCCCGCGCCGAGCGCAAGTTCGACCTGATGCAGGAATTGCAGACCGACTTGATGCTGATCTGCAGCAACATCTCGCCGGCCTCGCTCGGCGGCATCGACCGCGCGGCCGCCGATTTCCGCGAGCTGGGTGAACGGGCCGCAGCGCGGGGCTTGCGCGTCGGCTATGAGGCGCTCGCCTGGGGACTTCACGTCAACGATTATCGTGACGCTTGGGAGATCGTGCGGCGCGCCGAGCACAAATCGATCGGCGTCATCCTCGACAGCTTTCATGCGCTGGCGCCGTCGTTCCCGACGCTGCCGATTCAATCGATTCCGGCAGACAAGATCTTTCTGGTGCAACTGGCCGACGCGCCAAAGCTCGGCCTCGACGTTTTGTCCTGGAGCCGGCATTTCCGCTGTTTCCCGGGGCAGGGCGATCTTCCGGTTGCCCGCTTCGTGGAAGACGTGCTCGCTACCGGCTATGCCGGCCCCCTGTCGCTGGAAATATTCAACGACCAGTTTCGCGCCGGCTCGGCTGTGCGCACTGCGACCGACGGGCTGCGCTCGCTGATCCTGCTCGAGGATGACGTTCGTAGCATCGCCTCGAGCGCTCCGGCAAAGCCACTGCCGCCGAAGGCACGCAGCCGCGGCGTCGGCTTCATCGAATTTGCCGTCAGTGAAGAGAAAGCCAGCGACCTCGCGGCGCTGTTCGGCCAACTCGGCTTTCGCAAGACGGGCGTTCATCGCAGCAAGGACGTCGAGCGTTGGTCGCAGGGTCGTATCGACCTCGTGATCAATTGCGAGCCTGACAGCTTTGCGCATTCGCATTTTGTCGCGCACGGTCCCGGGGTCTGCGCTATCGCTGTTGATGTCGATGCCGCCAGCAGCACCATGGCGCGCGCGGAAGCGCTGCAGGCGCGCACCTTCTATCAGCCGGTAGGGCCGGGCGAGCTTGAAATCCCGGCGATCCGCGGCGTCGGCGGCAGCTTGCTGTATTTCCTGGAGCAAGCCGGCAAGAACTGGGAGCTCGATTTCGAGCCGCTGCGCAGCGATGCGGCTACCGATCGTCTCGATGCCGTCGACCACATCTCGCAATCGATGCCCTACGATGAGATGCTGTCGTGGTTATTGTTCTATACCGGCATTCTCGATCTGAAGCGTCTGCCGCAGTTCGAGATCGCCGATCCGGTCGGCCTGGTGCAAAGCCAGGCGCTGATCAACGCCAACGAAAACCTGCGGGTGGTTCTGAACGGTTCGTCGGCGACGCGCACGCTGTCGGCCCGCTTCATCCACGAATTCTTCGGCTCCGGCGTCCAGCACGTCGCGTTCTCCTGCCGCGATATCTTTGCGGCCGTGGCCGACATGCGCGCGCGGGGTGCAGATTTCCTGAAGATTCCCGACAATTACTACGACGATCTCGAGGCCAAATACGGCCTCGACGCCTCGACGATGGCGGCGCTCCGCGACAACCAGATTCTCTACGATCGCGAAGGCGAGGGTGAATTCTTCCAAGTCTATACCCACGCCTTCGACGAGCGGTTTTTCTTCGAGATCGTCGAGCGGCGCGACTATCACGGCTTCGGCGCTGCCAACGCCGCGATCAGGCTCGCCGCCCAGACCCGGGAATCCCGGCCGCTGACCATGCCACGGGCTTGA
- a CDS encoding ABC transporter ATP-binding protein, with translation MSDAILDVQGLIGGYGKMTILNGTSFSVPAGSITTVIGPNGAGKSTVFKAIFGLLKLREGRIVFKGRDVTGLRQRELLTSGICYVPQGRNIFPELSVRDNIQLGAVVAGRDITDLPARIEAALDKFPALRKRAAQQASTLSGGEQKQLEIVRGLLLNPQLVLIDEPSIGLSPLMVQQTFNILKELRDRGVSILMIEQNARSALEISDYGIVLELGQTRLVDKAERVLNDPRIGQLFLGGAMTETAA, from the coding sequence ATGAGCGATGCCATCCTGGATGTTCAAGGCCTCATCGGCGGCTATGGCAAGATGACGATTCTCAACGGCACCAGTTTTTCGGTGCCGGCGGGCTCCATCACCACCGTGATCGGCCCGAACGGCGCGGGAAAATCCACCGTGTTCAAGGCGATCTTCGGGCTGTTGAAGCTGCGCGAAGGCAGGATCGTATTCAAGGGGCGGGACGTTACCGGGCTGAGGCAGCGGGAATTGCTGACGTCAGGCATCTGCTACGTGCCGCAGGGACGCAATATCTTTCCCGAGTTGTCGGTGCGCGACAACATCCAGCTCGGCGCCGTCGTCGCCGGGCGGGACATCACCGACCTGCCCGCGCGAATCGAGGCGGCGCTCGACAAGTTTCCTGCGCTGCGCAAAAGGGCAGCGCAGCAGGCGTCCACGCTGTCGGGCGGCGAGCAGAAGCAGCTCGAAATCGTCCGCGGCCTGCTGCTCAATCCGCAACTGGTGCTGATCGACGAGCCTTCGATCGGGCTGTCGCCGCTGATGGTGCAGCAGACCTTCAACATTCTGAAGGAATTGCGCGACCGCGGCGTATCGATCCTGATGATCGAGCAGAATGCGCGCTCGGCGCTGGAGATTTCTGATTACGGCATCGTGCTCGAACTCGGTCAGACCCGGCTCGTCGACAAAGCGGAGCGGGTGCTGAACGATCCCCGCATCGGGCAATTGTTCCTGGGTGGCGCCATGACGGAAACTGCAGCATGA
- a CDS encoding ABC transporter ATP-binding protein: MTAVLEVSNIKKSFGGIKAVDGVSFDVREGEILGLIGPNGCGKSTLFNCILGQLTPTDGEVKVDGKVVTGLRPSELNRLGVSRTFQLLQVFPKLSVRENLILAGQEHQGNMVSRLFGPSDAGLTAAADQMIGFFKLDHLATEAAGGLSYGQQKLLDAAMAFMGGPRLVLLDEPAGGVNLTMLGDLKERLAAINREKRATFVVIEHNMEFVMSLCTRVMVMAEGRLLAMGTPSEVRANPAVIEAYLGH, encoded by the coding sequence ATGACCGCAGTCCTCGAAGTCAGCAACATCAAGAAGAGTTTTGGGGGCATCAAGGCGGTCGACGGCGTCAGCTTCGATGTGCGAGAGGGCGAGATCCTCGGGCTGATCGGCCCGAACGGCTGCGGCAAGTCCACCCTGTTCAACTGCATCCTCGGGCAACTCACGCCGACTGATGGCGAGGTGAAGGTCGACGGCAAGGTCGTCACGGGATTGCGGCCGTCCGAGTTGAATCGTCTGGGCGTCAGCCGCACCTTCCAGCTTCTGCAGGTATTCCCAAAACTCTCCGTGCGGGAGAATCTGATCCTTGCTGGCCAGGAGCATCAGGGCAACATGGTGTCGCGGCTGTTCGGTCCGTCGGATGCGGGACTGACCGCTGCGGCGGACCAGATGATCGGCTTCTTCAAGCTCGACCATCTCGCCACCGAAGCCGCAGGTGGGCTGTCGTACGGCCAGCAAAAGCTGCTCGACGCCGCCATGGCGTTCATGGGTGGCCCGCGGCTGGTGCTGCTCGATGAACCGGCCGGCGGCGTCAACCTCACCATGCTCGGGGATCTCAAGGAACGGCTGGCCGCGATCAACCGCGAGAAGCGCGCCACCTTCGTCGTGATCGAGCACAACATGGAATTCGTGATGTCGCTTTGCACCCGCGTCATGGTGATGGCGGAAGGCAGACTGCTGGCGATGGGCACGCCCAGCGAAGTCCGCGCCAATCCTGCCGTCATCGAAGCCTATCTCGGCCACTAA
- a CDS encoding branched-chain amino acid ABC transporter permease: MTAIGKYWRIALGVAVIAALIIVPMNFNRYGLYILSQWAVMTIAAMGLNLTLGYAGQVSLAQGAFVGIGAYAAAIMTTQGMPLIAALGVAIVLCFAIGWILGYPALRVQHHYLAFVTLAFSTLAFLVFRNEDWLTKGIYGISNIPRPNVLGFATNRPLPFYYFCLGSLGIVSLAMWWLIRSPWGRAFVALRENPVRALSLGIDTRRYTLMAFAIGSALGGVAGTLYAPLTQYIDPVPFNLSLSLDLLMMVIVGGSGFFFGPFLGAMIAVLLPEWLRFTQGYYLMLYAVAVMLLLIYSPTGILGILDRYLTERRTKAASALRAVAKSRLETAP; this comes from the coding sequence ATGACCGCAATCGGAAAATACTGGCGCATTGCCCTCGGCGTTGCCGTCATCGCGGCGCTGATCATCGTGCCGATGAATTTCAACCGCTATGGCCTGTATATCCTGAGCCAATGGGCGGTGATGACGATCGCCGCGATGGGGCTCAATCTGACGCTGGGCTATGCCGGCCAGGTCTCGCTGGCGCAGGGCGCCTTCGTTGGCATCGGCGCCTATGCGGCGGCGATCATGACCACGCAGGGCATGCCGCTGATTGCGGCGCTCGGCGTTGCGATCGTGCTGTGCTTTGCGATCGGCTGGATCCTCGGCTATCCGGCGCTGCGTGTGCAGCACCATTACCTTGCCTTCGTAACGCTGGCGTTCTCGACGCTGGCCTTCCTGGTGTTCCGCAACGAGGATTGGCTCACCAAGGGCATCTACGGCATCTCCAATATTCCGCGGCCGAATGTCCTTGGCTTCGCGACCAACCGGCCGTTGCCGTTCTATTACTTCTGCCTCGGCTCGCTCGGCATCGTCTCGCTTGCGATGTGGTGGCTGATCCGCTCGCCCTGGGGCCGCGCTTTCGTGGCGCTGCGCGAAAATCCGGTGCGGGCGCTGTCGCTCGGCATCGACACGCGGCGCTATACGCTGATGGCGTTCGCGATCGGTTCAGCCCTCGGCGGCGTCGCCGGCACGCTCTATGCGCCGTTGACGCAATATATCGATCCGGTTCCGTTCAACCTCTCGCTCTCGCTCGACCTGTTGATGATGGTGATCGTCGGCGGCTCCGGATTCTTCTTCGGGCCGTTCCTCGGCGCGATGATTGCGGTGCTGCTGCCGGAATGGCTGCGCTTCACGCAAGGCTACTATTTGATGCTCTATGCGGTCGCCGTGATGCTGCTCCTGATTTATTCGCCGACCGGCATTCTCGGCATCCTCGATCGCTATCTGACCGAGCGGCGCACCAAGGCGGCGTCCGCCTTGCGGGCGGTTGCCAAATCCAGGCTGGAGACGGCGCCATGA
- a CDS encoding branched-chain amino acid ABC transporter permease: MSNLLDLLVAGLATGAIYALVAVGFTLLWQTSQTINFAQGEFVMLPAFLMLAVMHAGAPFWLAIILGILLSLLLLGLGFKLLLVDPMLRHGVLPLAIATMALAIGMKEAVKQFFSAEASPFPSIVPAGDVWILGRVVSVQSLGVLALAIAVVIGLTALLNRTSIGHQMQATAQNPTVARIIGVPVERMILLTFLINAFLVALASLLITPIYLAKFSSGEVLGQAAFIAAIVGGFNQVRGAIAGGLLIGVVDNLAAAYVSTQYRAAVPLILLIVIILFRPQGLLGRPEERTV, translated from the coding sequence ATGTCCAATCTGCTCGATCTGCTCGTGGCAGGCCTTGCGACCGGGGCGATCTATGCCCTTGTGGCCGTCGGTTTCACGCTGCTGTGGCAGACGTCGCAAACCATCAATTTCGCGCAAGGCGAATTCGTGATGCTGCCGGCGTTCCTGATGCTCGCGGTAATGCATGCGGGCGCGCCGTTCTGGCTCGCCATCATCCTTGGCATCCTGCTGTCGCTGCTGCTGTTGGGGCTCGGCTTCAAGCTCTTGCTGGTGGATCCGATGCTGCGGCACGGCGTGCTGCCGCTCGCGATCGCGACCATGGCGCTCGCGATCGGCATGAAAGAGGCGGTGAAGCAGTTCTTCAGTGCGGAAGCCTCGCCGTTCCCCTCTATCGTGCCGGCCGGCGACGTCTGGATCCTCGGTCGCGTGGTCTCGGTGCAGAGCCTCGGTGTGCTGGCGCTTGCGATCGCCGTGGTGATTGGCCTGACCGCGCTGTTGAACCGCACGTCGATCGGTCACCAGATGCAGGCGACCGCACAGAATCCGACGGTCGCCCGCATCATCGGCGTGCCGGTCGAGCGCATGATCCTGCTGACGTTCCTGATCAACGCGTTTCTGGTGGCTTTGGCGTCGCTGCTGATTACGCCGATTTATCTCGCGAAATTCTCCTCCGGCGAAGTGCTGGGGCAGGCGGCGTTCATCGCTGCGATCGTCGGCGGCTTTAACCAGGTGCGCGGCGCCATTGCCGGCGGGCTGTTGATCGGCGTCGTCGACAATCTGGCGGCGGCCTATGTGTCGACGCAGTACCGCGCCGCGGTGCCGCTGATCCTGCTGATCGTCATCATCCTGTTCCGTCCGCAGGGGTTACTCGGCCGGCCCGAGGAGCGCACGGTATGA
- a CDS encoding ABC transporter substrate-binding protein has protein sequence MRSGIFAGLLLVTVSAATAFAQGAPIKLADVAELSGGGATVGNNWKNGIDLAIEEINAKGGVLGRKLEVTHADSQSNPGVARAQVQKALDNEPYVLLGPGYSGSVKVTSPLAAEAGITQIMGGEAAELTQGGNKFLFRTSFGQQSSMPKVAKYINDELKAKSVAIVWVNNDFGKGGRDVISKEFAKYNIKVAADLSTEAGQADFAADVSKIKAAAPDAVFIYLNEEESARILKELKRQAVAVPLVGETTLIGQKVVELAGDAANGARGHVGLTTDAPVDLVKAFRDKFVKKYNYVPDHNGLKGYLAIYMVKATTEKMGKVDAKKFADTLHGLTIKAASEPGILMDVTFDEKGDIDRQGFLVEIVEGKQVVKQVLPKLN, from the coding sequence ATGAGATCTGGAATCTTTGCCGGGCTATTGCTCGTTACCGTATCGGCCGCAACCGCATTTGCGCAAGGGGCGCCGATCAAGCTCGCCGATGTCGCCGAACTGTCCGGCGGCGGCGCCACCGTTGGCAACAACTGGAAAAACGGCATCGATCTCGCGATCGAGGAGATCAACGCCAAGGGCGGCGTGCTCGGTCGCAAGCTGGAAGTCACGCATGCGGATTCGCAGTCGAACCCCGGCGTTGCGCGCGCGCAGGTGCAGAAGGCGCTCGACAATGAGCCCTACGTCCTGCTCGGCCCCGGCTACTCGGGCTCGGTCAAGGTCACCTCGCCGCTCGCCGCGGAAGCCGGCATCACCCAGATCATGGGCGGCGAGGCGGCCGAACTGACGCAGGGCGGCAACAAGTTTTTGTTCCGCACCTCGTTCGGTCAGCAATCGTCGATGCCGAAGGTTGCCAAATACATCAACGATGAGCTGAAGGCCAAATCGGTTGCGATCGTCTGGGTCAATAATGATTTCGGCAAGGGCGGCCGCGACGTCATCAGCAAGGAATTCGCCAAATACAACATCAAGGTCGCGGCAGACCTTTCCACCGAAGCGGGACAGGCCGATTTCGCCGCCGACGTCAGCAAGATCAAGGCCGCGGCGCCCGATGCCGTCTTCATCTACCTCAACGAGGAAGAAAGCGCGCGCATCCTGAAAGAGCTGAAGCGCCAGGCAGTCGCTGTGCCGCTGGTGGGCGAGACTACCCTGATTGGTCAAAAGGTCGTCGAACTGGCTGGAGACGCGGCAAACGGTGCGCGCGGTCACGTCGGGCTTACCACCGACGCACCCGTCGATCTGGTCAAGGCCTTCCGCGACAAGTTCGTCAAGAAGTACAACTACGTGCCCGACCACAACGGACTCAAGGGCTATCTCGCGATCTACATGGTCAAGGCGACTACCGAGAAAATGGGCAAGGTCGACGCCAAAAAGTTCGCCGATACGCTTCACGGCCTCACCATCAAGGCCGCCAGCGAGCCCGGCATCCTGATGGATGTGACCTTCGACGAGAAAGGCGACATCGATCGCCAGGGATTCCTGGTCGAGATCGTCGAGGGCAAGCAGGTCGTCAAGCAGGTGCTGCCGAAGCTGAATTGA
- a CDS encoding shikimate dehydrogenase, with translation MSPAARPIAPADRRFLTGLIGAPIAHSASPAMHERAAEALGAHCHYQPIEVAGAGREELRLLLDGVRRLGFAGVNVTFPYKEAVVSLLDELSPGARAIGAVNTVVVREDRLIGHNTDTTGFARAITELVRDPAQSVVAVIGAGGVGKAIAFALAGIGVAEIRIFDTDAAKATQLAGLIESRGSTKAADSVEEAMRGVTGVVNGSPVGMLPNRRTPVPDALLHRDIWVADAVYTPLWTPLLNAAKAKGAEVMTGRELAIYQAADAFELFTGLKPSVVEMGNAFDAVMAKRYAKVNAA, from the coding sequence ATGAGCCCTGCCGCCCGCCCGATTGCTCCGGCCGATCGCCGCTTCCTCACCGGCCTGATCGGCGCGCCGATTGCGCATTCGGCATCGCCGGCGATGCATGAGCGGGCCGCCGAAGCGCTCGGCGCTCATTGCCATTACCAGCCTATCGAAGTTGCCGGTGCGGGCCGCGAAGAATTGCGGCTGCTGCTCGACGGCGTGCGGCGGCTGGGCTTTGCCGGCGTCAACGTCACCTTCCCGTACAAGGAAGCGGTGGTTTCGCTGCTCGACGAATTGTCGCCCGGTGCGCGCGCGATCGGCGCCGTCAACACCGTCGTGGTCCGGGAGGACCGGCTGATCGGGCACAACACCGACACAACGGGATTTGCCCGGGCGATCACCGAACTCGTCCGCGATCCCGCGCAGAGCGTTGTCGCCGTGATCGGCGCGGGCGGTGTCGGCAAGGCGATCGCCTTTGCGCTTGCCGGAATTGGCGTGGCGGAGATTAGAATCTTCGACACAGATGCAGCCAAGGCAACGCAACTTGCCGGCCTGATCGAGAGCCGTGGCAGCACGAAGGCCGCCGATAGCGTCGAGGAAGCCATGCGCGGCGTCACCGGCGTGGTCAATGGCTCGCCGGTCGGCATGCTGCCGAACCGTCGCACGCCTGTGCCGGATGCGCTGCTGCACAGGGATATTTGGGTAGCGGACGCTGTCTACACGCCGCTCTGGACGCCGCTGCTGAATGCCGCCAAGGCGAAGGGCGCCGAGGTCATGACCGGGCGCGAGCTCGCGATCTACCAGGCGGCGGACGCCTTCGAGCTGTTCACGGGATTGAAGCCATCGGTTGTCGAGATGGGAAATGCATTCGACGCCGTAATGGCTAAACGCTACGCTAAAGTGAATGCAGCGTAA
- a CDS encoding LysR family transcriptional regulator: protein MMTLRQVEVIRAVMVTGTIGGAARLLNVSAPGISRLVKYTEKSLGVRFFQRQNGRYFPTAEARNIFEQINGVYEKMDDLSEIISKIGRGDLSELRIGSVPSISQVMVPRAIERVRRRYPELRIDINILKIEEAVDYLLLGRGDCVAMSYRLEHPGLDFLPLASGELFCIVPAGHELAGCKQVSAKEIIRYPLIGIDPNDPYGRIMAEIFARNKLDYDITIRARFGTTVCALVKAGLGIAVIDQFTVAHGGYPGIELLKIVEPTRFDTYIAVKRGAPLSLHIEHFIECLRSEMRAVGPVKTALRKPDPKPRKK from the coding sequence ATGATGACGCTTCGCCAGGTCGAGGTGATCCGCGCCGTGATGGTGACCGGCACGATCGGCGGAGCTGCGAGACTTCTGAACGTATCGGCGCCCGGCATCAGCCGGCTGGTGAAATACACCGAGAAGTCGCTGGGCGTCCGGTTCTTCCAGCGCCAGAACGGGCGCTATTTCCCGACAGCGGAAGCCCGTAACATCTTTGAGCAGATCAACGGCGTCTACGAGAAGATGGATGATCTCTCCGAGATCATCTCCAAGATCGGACGCGGCGATCTGTCCGAACTGCGCATCGGCTCGGTGCCGAGCATCTCGCAGGTGATGGTGCCGCGCGCGATCGAGCGGGTGCGGCGCCGTTATCCCGAACTGCGGATCGACATCAACATCCTCAAAATCGAGGAAGCCGTCGACTATCTGCTGCTGGGCCGCGGCGATTGCGTCGCCATGAGCTACCGGCTCGAGCATCCCGGCCTCGACTTCCTGCCGTTGGCCTCGGGCGAGTTGTTTTGCATCGTGCCGGCGGGGCATGAGCTTGCCGGGTGCAAGCAGGTCTCGGCCAAGGAGATCATCCGCTATCCCCTGATCGGCATCGATCCCAATGATCCCTATGGACGGATCATGGCGGAGATATTTGCGCGCAACAAACTCGACTACGACATCACCATCCGCGCCCGCTTCGGCACCACGGTGTGCGCGCTGGTCAAGGCCGGCCTCGGCATCGCCGTGATCGACCAGTTTACCGTCGCGCATGGCGGTTATCCCGGCATCGAACTGTTGAAGATCGTCGAGCCGACCAGGTTCGACACCTACATCGCGGTAAAGCGCGGCGCGCCGCTGTCGCTGCACATCGAGCATTTCATCGAGTGCCTGCGCTCGGAAATGCGCGCCGTTGGACCGGTCAAGACGGCGCTGCGAAAGCCCGACCCCAAGCCGCGCAAGAAATAA
- the pcaG gene encoding protocatechuate 3,4-dioxygenase subunit alpha yields the protein MPQTKPDGVTPSQTVGPYFAYGLTPGGKYDWNDAFNNNLVTPDTSGERIRVEGTVFDGDGVPVVDCMLEIWQADAQGRFSDPQDKRALPNTSFKGFGRIGTDAKGGYAFDTIKPGVVPDPDGKPQAPHIVLAVFARGMLLHLYSRIYFDGEAANAADPVLALVPADRRSTLIATRQPVNGNPVYRFDIHLQGDNETVFFDV from the coding sequence GTGCCTCAGACCAAACCGGACGGGGTCACCCCGTCGCAAACCGTCGGTCCCTATTTCGCCTATGGCCTGACGCCAGGCGGCAAATACGACTGGAACGACGCGTTCAACAACAATCTCGTCACGCCGGATACGTCGGGCGAGCGCATTCGCGTCGAGGGAACGGTGTTCGACGGCGACGGCGTGCCGGTCGTCGATTGCATGCTGGAGATCTGGCAGGCGGACGCGCAGGGCCGGTTCTCCGATCCGCAGGACAAGCGCGCGCTGCCGAATACGTCGTTCAAGGGGTTCGGCCGCATCGGCACCGATGCCAAAGGCGGCTATGCGTTCGACACCATCAAGCCGGGTGTGGTGCCCGATCCCGACGGCAAGCCGCAGGCGCCGCATATCGTGCTTGCGGTGTTCGCACGCGGCATGCTGCTGCATCTCTATTCGCGGATCTATTTCGACGGCGAAGCCGCCAACGCCGCCGATCCCGTGCTGGCGCTGGTGCCGGCCGACCGCCGCTCGACACTGATCGCGACGCGCCAGCCGGTTAACGGCAATCCGGTCTATCGTTTCGACATCCATCTGCAGGGCGACAACGAGACGGTGTTCTTCGACGTGTAG
- the pcaH gene encoding protocatechuate 3,4-dioxygenase subunit beta, whose amino-acid sequence MTLVYPVQSLAAHPPRLSPAYKSTVKRSPSKPLIPMRHTLSELTGPVYGHETVRANDHDLTVHGKGEPIGERIIVHGHVLDEDGRGVPNTLVELWQANSCGRYVHVVDQHPAPLDPNFTGAGRTQSDAQGYYRFVTIKPGAYPWGNHHNAWRPAHIHFSVFGHSFVSRLVTQMYFPGDPLFPFDPIFNSVTDEKARNRMISSFDLENTKPDWALCYRFNIVLRGRNATPMENS is encoded by the coding sequence ATGACATTGGTCTATCCAGTGCAAAGTCTCGCGGCGCATCCGCCGCGGCTGTCTCCCGCCTACAAGAGCACGGTCAAGCGTTCGCCCTCCAAGCCGCTGATTCCGATGCGCCATACGCTGTCGGAATTGACCGGGCCGGTCTATGGCCACGAGACCGTGCGCGCGAACGATCACGACCTCACGGTTCACGGCAAGGGCGAGCCGATCGGCGAGCGCATCATCGTGCACGGCCATGTGCTCGATGAAGATGGCCGCGGTGTGCCGAACACGCTGGTCGAACTCTGGCAGGCCAATTCCTGCGGCCGCTATGTCCACGTCGTCGACCAGCATCCCGCGCCGCTCGATCCGAATTTCACCGGCGCCGGCCGCACGCAATCCGACGCGCAAGGCTACTATCGCTTCGTCACCATCAAGCCCGGCGCCTATCCGTGGGGCAATCACCACAACGCCTGGCGGCCGGCCCATATCCACTTCTCGGTGTTCGGCCACTCCTTCGTCTCGCGCCTGGTGACGCAGATGTATTTCCCCGGCGATCCGCTATTCCCGTTCGATCCGATCTTCAATTCGGTCACCGACGAGAAGGCGCGCAACCGGATGATCTCGTCATTCGATCTGGAGAACACCAAGCCGGATTGGGCGCTGTGCTACCGCTTCAACATTGTGCTGCGCGGGCGCAACGCCACGCCGATGGAGAACAGTTAA